Within the Acidobacteriota bacterium genome, the region AAATCCGCGGCTGTGAGGTCGGTGACCGGGCGGCCATCCGCGTCGACGGCCCGGACGTCCACCGGTACCAGGACCACGCCGGCACGAAACGCCGGGGGTGGCTGGGTCTGCTGCCCCGCCACCACGATCGCCGCCAGGAACGCGAGCAGCGTCAGCGAAACCCTGGCAACGATACGACGACGGGCCGGCGTCAGCATACGAGAATGCCTCACATCCTCTCGATCTGACTACGATGGCTATTGCTTCTCACCTTCGGTTGCGTCCCCGGGGGCTCGGGGCTGTGAGGAGAGTCTAGCTTCTTCGGCGGTCGCCTTCTCCACATAACTCGACGACGAGACGCTCCAGCAGGACGCGCGGGTCCTGGCGCGTGGTCTTGAGCGCCAGATCGGTTCGGAACAGGGCATCGACGCCACGTCCGACGCGGGCCGACGCGAGCTTGGTCCGCGTGAACCAGCCCAGTTGCCCGAGGATCATCACCGGAATCTCGCCCTGATCGAACTTGAGCGCCAGTTCGCGTAGCGCGCCTCTGGCATCACCGCTGCCGATCGCGTTGGTCATCGCCCAGGGATCCTGCGTCGTCGGCGCGCTCGCCACCTCCTGCACCGCGGCCTCGGTCATCAGGCCGTCACCAGACGCAAACAGCAGCGCTCGCTCGAACTCGGCCCGCAGGCGCGTGATGTCGCCCCCGGACAGTCTTGCCAGCAGCATCACGGCCCCGGGCTCGATCCGAATACCCTCTTTGGCGGCTTCTGCCTTGACCCACGCCGCGGCATCGCCGGCGTCCGACAGCGGATCGCAGTCGACCACCGTCGCGTGCTTCTCAATCAACACCACTGGCTTGAGATTGCGCTTCAGCTCGGGCCCCGCCACGAAGACGAGGGCGGTTTCTGGCGAGGGCGAGAGCAGATACTGCTCGAGCGCTTCCAGTTCGGCCTCGCCGGCGGCCTTCGGCAGGCCCTTCTTGCCGCGTTTGCCAGACCTATCCGCCCCGTCGCCGGGCACGTCATCGTCTGTCTGTTTGAAGATGGGCATGAGCCGCTCGGCGTGAGCGACGACGACGATCCGCCTCGGTGCCATCAGCGGAAGCGTTCTCACCAGTTGCATCAGGTTCCAGAACTGTCTGCGCGCCTCGTCACGCTGCTCGGCCGGATACACCTTGTCGAAATTGAACGCCCGGAGGTCTTCCTCGACCGTCTCTGCCAGTCGCGCCACCAGGCGTGTCTTGACCTCGTCGTCGGGCCCAATCAACAGGTACACCGGCTGCACGCGTCCCGAAGCGAGCTGCTGCTCGAGCGCCGCGGGCGAAAGACTTGGTGGGGTCTTCTCTGCCATCTGGGTCTAGAACGCTTCCAGGATGGAACTGATGACGGTTCGCGCGAAATCCGTCGCGACTCGCTGCAGCGCATTCGAACTCTGCCCAAAAAAGGCCGCGGCGTCTCCAGCCTGCTGGTCTGCCGGCAGATCGTATTCCTCGCGAAACACCATGCTGGGATTCTCCCAGAGGTTCTTGTTCGTCTTGAGGTCCACCAGTTCAATCGACGTCGTGATCGTGATGACGAACCGGGTGGCCTGCTGCTGCTGGTTGAAGTTGGCCGGCGTAATCGTCATGCTCGCGATCGAACCCCGGAGCAGCGCGTCGACGCCCGTCCGCTGCGGCAGCACCTGGTACTTCCCCCGCCCGATCAACTCGGATCGGATCTTGTCGGTAAACAGCTGCTCGACTTCGAAGTACGGCGTCGCGTTGGTGAACTCCGGAATCCCGACTGTCTTGATGTAGGCCGGCAGGAACGAGCCCCGGCCCGCGAGCGTGTAGCCGCACGCGGCCGTGTGCGCCGCCAGGACGGTGATGATGACGATCTTGAGGAACGTGCGCACGTGTCTCCTACTGCACAACGATGCTGACCAGTTTGCCCTTGGCAACGATCACTTTCCTGACCGTCTTGCCGTGAACGTGCGCGGCGACCGCCGGGTCTGCCAGCGCGGCGGCCCGGATGTCCTCTTCAGCGCTGTCGGCTGGGACCGTGATCCTCCCTCGCAGCTTCCCATTGACCTGCACGGGAATCACGACCTCGTCCGCCTTCGCCACGTCGGGATCAAACGTCGGCCACGACGCACGGATGATCCCGTCCTCGTGGCCCAACTGTTCCCACAGCTCCTCGGCCATGTGAGGCGTGAAGGGCGACAGCATCAGCACCAGCGCCGTGATGGCCTCAGACAGGACCGCGAGCGTCTGGGGTCTCTCGGACTCGGCCTTCACGTCTTCGTCGGCTCTCCTGCCCGGCCGTCCGGCGTGCGTGTGCTGTTCGGTGAACAGGTAGAGCTCGTTGACCAGTTCCATCAGCGCCGACACGGCGGTGTTGAGGTGGACGCGGGGATCCAGATCGAGCGTGACCCGCCGAATCGTCTCGTGTGTCTTGCGCCTCAGCACCCGCTCGGCGTCGGTCAATTCGCTCGCGACGATCGGCACGGCCCCTGACGCCATCGGCTCGCGCCACGCCTGCACAACCCGCCAGACCCGCATCAGAAACCGGAACGCACCATCAAGTCCGGCGTCGCTCCACTCCACTTCCTTCTCGGGCGGCGCCACGAACATCACATAGAGCCGCAGCGCATCGGCGCCGTATTTGGTGATCATGTCGTCGGGGTCAACTACGTTGCCCTTCGACTTCGACATCACGGCGCCGTCCTTCAGCACCATCCCCTGGGTCAGCAGGCGAGAGAACGGCTCGTCGTGAGTGACCATCCCGAGTTCGCGGAACACCCGCGCGAAGAAGCGCGAGTAGATCAGATGCAGGATCGCGTGCTCGACGCCTCCACTGTAGAAATCGACCGGCCCCCAGTACTTGACCTTTGCCGGGTCGAACGGCAACTGATCGTTGGTCGAATCGCAGAAGCGATAGAAGTACCACGACGAATCCACGAACGTGTCCATCGTATCGGTCTCGCGCCGCGCGGGCGCCCCGCACGTCGGACACGGCGTATTGACGAACTCGGGCACGCTCGCAAGCGGCGAGCTGCCGCGCCCGGTGAATTCGGCGATCTTCGGCAACACCACCGGGAGCGCGGAGTCCGGCACGGGCACCATGCCGCATCGCTCGCAGTAGATGATGGGAATGGGCGTGCCCCAGTACCGCTGTCGCGAGATCCCCCAGTCCTTCAGCCTGAACTGCACGGTCCGCCGGCCGATCGCCCGGCGCTCGGCCTTGCCGGTCATGACGTCGATCGCATCGGTTGACCACAGCCCGTCATACTCGCCGGACGCCATCACACGCCCAGGGCCCTCGTACGCGGCGGTCATCGTTTCCGACTTGAGCGCCGCCGCGCCATCGCCTTCAGGCTGGATGACGACGCGGATGGGCAGCTGGTACTTCGTGGCGAACTCGAAGTCGCGCTGGTCGTGCGCGGGAACAGCCATCACGGCGCCCGTGCCGTACTCCCCCAGCACGAAATTGGCGACCCAGACAGGCACGTGCTCGCCGGTGAACGGGTTGATCGCGAACCGCCCGGTGCTGAAACCCTCCTTCTCGACCTCGCCCGTCAGGCGGGCGCTCCGGTCCTGCCGTCGAAACCGGTTGTTCGCCTCACGGAAGGCCGCCGGATCGGGAGACTCGGCCGCCATGCGCTCGACCAGTTCGTGTTCGGGGGCCAGCAGCACGAACGTCGCGCCGAAGATCGTGTCGATCCGCGTCGTAAAGACCTCGATGTCCACCGAACCGCCGGATCCGAATTGAGGCACCAGCGGAAACCGCACGCGCGTGCCCACGGATCGTCCGATCCAGTTCCGCTGCATCGTCAGGACCTTTTCCGGCCAGCCGGTCAACCCGTCGATCGCCTGCAGCAGCTCATCGGCAAAATGCGTGATTCGCAGCACCCACTGATCGAGATCACGGCTTCCCACCAGCGTCCCGCAGCGCCAGCACCCGCCG harbors:
- the holA gene encoding DNA polymerase III subunit delta, yielding MAEKTPPSLSPAALEQQLASGRVQPVYLLIGPDDEVKTRLVARLAETVEEDLRAFNFDKVYPAEQRDEARRQFWNLMQLVRTLPLMAPRRIVVVAHAERLMPIFKQTDDDVPGDGADRSGKRGKKGLPKAAGEAELEALEQYLLSPSPETALVFVAGPELKRNLKPVVLIEKHATVVDCDPLSDAGDAAAWVKAEAAKEGIRIEPGAVMLLARLSGGDITRLRAEFERALLFASGDGLMTEAAVQEVASAPTTQDPWAMTNAIGSGDARGALRELALKFDQGEIPVMILGQLGWFTRTKLASARVGRGVDALFRTDLALKTTRQDPRVLLERLVVELCGEGDRRRS
- the leuS gene encoding leucine--tRNA ligase — encoded protein: MSEYQPLVIEKKWQQRWADSRAFEVSEDPSRPKFYCLEMFAYPSGHAHVGHVRNYMIGDVMARTKRMRGFNVLHPFGWDAFGMPAENAAIKSGIHPETSTLANIAHMKGQLQRLGISYAWERELATCLPEYYKWNQWLFLRMFERDLAYRKRSSVNWCPSCQTVLANEQVVDGGCWRCGTLVGSRDLDQWVLRITHFADELLQAIDGLTGWPEKVLTMQRNWIGRSVGTRVRFPLVPQFGSGGSVDIEVFTTRIDTIFGATFVLLAPEHELVERMAAESPDPAAFREANNRFRRQDRSARLTGEVEKEGFSTGRFAINPFTGEHVPVWVANFVLGEYGTGAVMAVPAHDQRDFEFATKYQLPIRVVIQPEGDGAAALKSETMTAAYEGPGRVMASGEYDGLWSTDAIDVMTGKAERRAIGRRTVQFRLKDWGISRQRYWGTPIPIIYCERCGMVPVPDSALPVVLPKIAEFTGRGSSPLASVPEFVNTPCPTCGAPARRETDTMDTFVDSSWYFYRFCDSTNDQLPFDPAKVKYWGPVDFYSGGVEHAILHLIYSRFFARVFRELGMVTHDEPFSRLLTQGMVLKDGAVMSKSKGNVVDPDDMITKYGADALRLYVMFVAPPEKEVEWSDAGLDGAFRFLMRVWRVVQAWREPMASGAVPIVASELTDAERVLRRKTHETIRRVTLDLDPRVHLNTAVSALMELVNELYLFTEQHTHAGRPGRRADEDVKAESERPQTLAVLSEAITALVLMLSPFTPHMAEELWEQLGHEDGIIRASWPTFDPDVAKADEVVIPVQVNGKLRGRITVPADSAEEDIRAAALADPAVAAHVHGKTVRKVIVAKGKLVSIVVQ
- the lptE gene encoding LPS assembly lipoprotein LptE codes for the protein MRTFLKIVIITVLAAHTAACGYTLAGRGSFLPAYIKTVGIPEFTNATPYFEVEQLFTDKIRSELIGRGKYQVLPQRTGVDALLRGSIASMTITPANFNQQQQATRFVITITTSIELVDLKTNKNLWENPSMVFREEYDLPADQQAGDAAAFFGQSSNALQRVATDFARTVISSILEAF